From Candidatus Methylomirabilota bacterium, the proteins below share one genomic window:
- a CDS encoding universal stress protein, whose translation MRRKRILVPLDGSPGSEVALFHAAELARAERATLHLLHVTAPVRATVAPDGRVLAYADQVAARVAQDVRAYLTEAAAAVSDVDVELAVRFGDPADEILWEAKSGRIDLIAMATHRRTGLRRLVMGSVAERVVRAAPVPVLLMEHGEELVGAKSERAEADAGRAPAGVRGRVVRRRFWCASRRRDVEVEFVERGLPGFAVAVAVRSCSAFDPPTAIDCRRQCADAAFRRQWEPPLPLYSPKA comes from the coding sequence ATGCGTCGCAAGAGGATTCTGGTTCCGCTCGACGGATCGCCGGGGAGCGAAGTGGCGTTGTTCCATGCCGCCGAGCTGGCGCGGGCCGAACGGGCCACGCTCCACCTCCTCCACGTCACGGCGCCGGTCCGGGCCACGGTGGCCCCGGATGGCCGAGTGCTGGCGTACGCCGACCAAGTCGCGGCGCGGGTCGCGCAGGACGTCCGCGCCTACCTCACCGAGGCGGCGGCGGCGGTGTCCGACGTCGATGTCGAGCTCGCGGTCCGCTTCGGCGACCCGGCCGACGAGATCCTGTGGGAGGCCAAGAGCGGCAGGATCGACCTCATCGCGATGGCGACGCACCGGCGCACGGGGCTCCGACGCCTCGTCATGGGGAGTGTGGCCGAGCGGGTGGTCCGGGCCGCCCCCGTTCCGGTTCTCCTGATGGAGCACGGTGAGGAGCTGGTCGGTGCGAAGTCCGAGCGGGCGGAGGCGGACGCCGGCCGGGCACCGGCCGGCGTCCGGGGGCGCGTGGTGCGCCGCCGCTTCTGGTGCGCCTCGCGCCGCCGTGACGTGGAAGTGGAGTTCGTCGAGCGCGGGCTCCCGGGATTCGCCGTGGCCGTCGCGGTGCGGAGCTGTAGCGCCTTCGACCCGCCGACCGCGATCGACTGTAGGCGCCAGTGCGCGGATGCGGCGTTCCGGCGGCAGTGGGAGCCGCCGCTGCCGCTGTACAGCCCGAAGGCGTGA
- a CDS encoding TetR/AcrR family transcriptional regulator, whose amino-acid sequence MTIEARYEDILTAACDVIARRGFPQASTREIARTAGLSPAGLYHYVGGKEEILFLVLDRSLDRLLAQLEAALARARAPETKILALVQTHLDFGLHQPAALKIINRDYELLSEPRRSEITAKRQAYLGRGLQVLRHLDPHGRSGDELLSATNLLLGMLNGIATRPFLRPGRDVRALAAEVAALFLYGFLERSADRGGAPAAFPGGKHDA is encoded by the coding sequence ATGACGATCGAAGCGCGGTACGAGGACATCCTCACGGCGGCCTGCGACGTGATCGCGCGGCGTGGGTTCCCTCAGGCGTCGACGCGGGAGATCGCACGAACGGCCGGGCTCTCGCCGGCCGGGCTCTACCACTACGTCGGCGGCAAAGAAGAGATCCTCTTCCTCGTCCTCGACCGGTCGCTCGACCGCCTCTTGGCCCAGCTGGAGGCGGCCCTGGCCCGGGCCCGGGCGCCGGAGACGAAGATCCTGGCGCTCGTCCAGACCCATCTCGACTTCGGCCTTCACCAGCCGGCGGCGCTCAAGATCATCAACCGAGACTACGAGCTCCTTTCCGAGCCACGGCGCTCCGAGATCACGGCGAAGCGCCAGGCGTACCTCGGGCGAGGCCTCCAGGTCCTCCGCCACCTGGACCCGCACGGCCGCTCGGGCGACGAGCTACTGTCGGCCACCAACCTCCTCCTCGGCATGCTGAACGGAATCGCGACCCGACCGTTCCTGCGTCCCGGCAGGGACGTGCGCGCCCTGGCCGCCGAGGTCGCGGCGCTCTTCCTGTACGGATTCCTGGAGCGCTCGGCGGATCGTGGCGGCGCTCCGGCGGCATTCCCGGGAGGCAAGCATGACGCTTGA
- a CDS encoding 2-hydroxyacyl-CoA dehydratase: MTLEQILDRCRELGAEPPGAVARRWKAEHPGSRAIAAYPVWAPAEVIHAAGMLPLALLGGGTSVELTHADARFQSFVCSIAKSSLELGFQGLLQGVDGFVFSNICDVARNLASIYRRNFPDVFVEYLHLPQNSTSPAVAAYTADELRRLAAALERAFDVVVTPTALTKSLETYDELRARLRALYTFRIEEPQKLSTTELYVVLRAATLVPPEESIAWLDTLFAELVGRPGRPRDRLRVVVEGAFCEQPPLGLLEMLEEAGCYVVEDDLLLGWRWFTGAVAGPGDPFERLGAAYVDRSVPSSTRHEGRVHRAAGLIEKVRRARADAVVFMPAKFCEPALFDYVLMKQGLERAGIPHLLVEFEEKMWTFERTRNEIETFVESMLFA, encoded by the coding sequence ATGACGCTTGAGCAGATCCTCGACCGCTGCCGCGAGCTCGGGGCCGAGCCCCCGGGGGCGGTGGCGCGGCGGTGGAAGGCGGAGCACCCGGGCAGCCGGGCCATCGCGGCCTACCCCGTCTGGGCGCCCGCCGAGGTGATCCATGCGGCGGGGATGCTGCCGCTGGCGCTCCTGGGGGGCGGTACCTCCGTCGAGCTGACGCACGCCGACGCGCGCTTCCAGTCCTTCGTCTGCTCCATCGCGAAGTCGAGCCTCGAGCTGGGCTTCCAGGGCCTGCTCCAGGGTGTCGACGGCTTCGTCTTCTCGAATATCTGCGACGTCGCGCGCAACCTGGCCAGCATCTACCGGCGCAACTTCCCGGACGTCTTCGTGGAGTATCTGCACCTGCCCCAGAACTCCACCTCCCCGGCCGTCGCCGCCTACACGGCCGACGAGCTGCGGCGCCTGGCCGCCGCGCTCGAGCGCGCATTCGACGTGGTGGTGACGCCGACCGCGCTGACGAAGAGCCTCGAGACCTACGACGAGCTCCGGGCCCGCCTGCGCGCGCTCTACACCTTCCGCATCGAGGAGCCGCAGAAGCTCTCGACGACCGAGCTGTACGTCGTGCTGCGGGCCGCGACGCTCGTCCCGCCCGAGGAGAGCATCGCCTGGCTGGACACCCTGTTCGCGGAGCTCGTCGGCCGGCCGGGCCGGCCGCGGGACCGGCTGCGGGTGGTGGTCGAGGGGGCCTTCTGCGAGCAGCCGCCGCTCGGCCTCCTGGAGATGCTGGAGGAGGCCGGCTGCTACGTGGTCGAGGACGACCTCCTGCTGGGCTGGCGCTGGTTCACCGGCGCCGTCGCCGGGCCCGGTGATCCCTTCGAGCGGCTCGGCGCCGCCTATGTCGACCGCTCGGTGCCCTCCTCCACCCGGCACGAGGGACGCGTCCATCGTGCCGCCGGCCTCATCGAGAAGGTGCGGCGGGCGCGGGCCGACGCGGTCGTCTTCATGCCGGCCAAGTTCTGCGAGCCAGCCCTGTTCGACTACGTGCTGATGAAGCAGGGGCTGGAGCGGGCGGGCATCCCCCACCTGCTCGTGGAGTTCGAAGAGAAGATGTGGACCTTCGAGCGCACTCGCAACGAGATCGAGACGTTCGTCGAGTCGATGCTGTTCGCCTGA
- a CDS encoding citrate synthase, with protein MATENLSVTDNRTGKRYEIPIAQGAIRATDFRQIKTGPDDFGLVAYDPAFMNTASCRSAITFIDGERGILRYRGYPIEQIAEQSTYLETAYLLIHGELPGGAKLDAWRWEITHHTWIHENLKKFLDGFHHDAHPMGMLVSAVAALSTFYPEAKNMTDADNRRLQVTRLIAKMPTLAAFSYRHSLGMPYAYPDNELSYTGNFLNMLFKTTEVQYRPNPVLERALDVLFILHADHEQNCSTNAVRSVASSRVDPYCALAAGVAALYGPLHGGANEAVLRMLGEIGSVEHVPAFIRRVKAGEGRLMGFGHRVYKSYDPRATIIKQLADEVFAVTKPNPLLPIALELERIALDDSYFVTRKLYPNVDFYSGLIYQAMGFPVEIFPVLFAIPRTSGWLAQWLEMLGDPEQKIARPRQLYVGAGRRDFAPLEKREPDEGELDSP; from the coding sequence ATGGCGACCGAGAACCTCAGCGTCACGGACAACCGGACCGGGAAGCGCTACGAGATCCCGATCGCGCAGGGGGCGATCCGGGCCACGGACTTCCGTCAGATCAAGACCGGTCCGGACGACTTCGGGCTGGTCGCCTACGACCCAGCGTTCATGAACACGGCCTCCTGCCGGAGCGCCATCACGTTCATCGACGGCGAGCGCGGGATTCTCCGATACCGCGGCTACCCCATCGAGCAGATCGCCGAGCAGTCCACCTATCTCGAGACGGCGTACCTCCTCATCCACGGCGAACTGCCCGGGGGCGCGAAGCTCGACGCCTGGCGCTGGGAGATCACGCACCACACGTGGATCCACGAGAACCTCAAGAAGTTCCTGGACGGCTTCCACCATGATGCCCACCCGATGGGGATGCTGGTCTCCGCCGTGGCCGCCCTCTCGACGTTCTACCCCGAGGCCAAGAACATGACCGACGCGGACAACCGGCGGCTCCAGGTGACCCGGCTCATCGCCAAGATGCCGACGCTGGCCGCCTTCAGCTACCGGCACAGCCTGGGGATGCCATACGCCTACCCGGACAACGAGCTCTCGTACACCGGCAACTTCCTGAACATGCTGTTCAAGACCACGGAGGTGCAGTACCGCCCGAACCCGGTGCTGGAGCGGGCCCTGGACGTGCTGTTCATCCTCCACGCCGACCACGAGCAGAACTGCTCGACGAACGCCGTGCGGAGCGTCGCCTCGTCCCGGGTGGACCCCTACTGCGCGCTGGCGGCCGGCGTGGCCGCCCTCTACGGGCCGCTCCACGGCGGCGCCAACGAGGCCGTGCTGCGGATGCTCGGGGAGATCGGCTCGGTCGAGCACGTCCCGGCGTTCATCCGGCGGGTGAAGGCGGGCGAGGGGCGGCTCATGGGGTTCGGGCACCGCGTCTACAAGAGCTACGACCCTCGGGCCACCATCATCAAGCAGCTCGCGGACGAGGTCTTCGCGGTGACGAAGCCGAACCCGCTCCTGCCCATCGCGCTCGAGCTCGAGCGGATCGCGCTGGACGACTCGTACTTCGTCACGCGGAAGCTCTACCCGAACGTGGACTTCTACTCGGGCTTGATCTATCAGGCCATGGGCTTCCCGGTCGAGATATTCCCGGTCCTGTTCGCCATCCCCCGCACCAGCGGGTGGCTCGCCCAGTGGCTGGAGATGCTCGGCGACCCGGAGCAGAAGATCGCCCGCCCGCGCCAGCTCTACGTGGGAGCCGGCCGGCGGGACTTCGCCCCGCTGGAAAAGCGGGAGCCGGACGAAGGCGAGCTGGACTCCCCTTGA
- a CDS encoding helix-turn-helix domain-containing protein, producing the protein MTTTGASETTTRRYLTRSDVARLLEVSPATIARWTRAGKLPFVLTLGGQRRYPRERITELMREGAQPHAEPLARERSRP; encoded by the coding sequence ATGACGACGACCGGCGCAAGCGAGACGACGACCCGCCGATACCTGACCCGGTCGGACGTCGCCCGGCTCTTGGAGGTTTCCCCGGCGACGATCGCGCGCTGGACCCGGGCGGGGAAGCTCCCCTTCGTCCTGACGCTCGGCGGCCAGCGCCGCTACCCGCGCGAGCGGATCACCGAGCTGATGCGGGAGGGCGCCCAGCCGCACGCCGAGCCCCTGGCTCGTGAAAGGAGCAGGCCATGA
- a CDS encoding TIGR04053 family radical SAM/SPASM domain-containing protein, which yields MGHSAAGGSYVFDRTPLRVYWELTRACDLACRHCRAEANPCRDLRELSLSEGRRLLEALQESGSPGPRLVLTGGDPLKRPDFWELLEHGAALGLDLAVAPSGTRALTPEVVRRLPRAGAHALSLSLDGSDPARHDGFRGVPGCFARTVAAARAAVDAGLVVQVNSLVSAETLGDLPRIFGLVGRLGAARWSLFFLIQVGRGRVLRQLTSAACERLLAWLWRQSRRSPFVITTTEAPHYRRVALQRMRAGAAGREEIRRAPIRRGFGIRDGNGILFVSHTGDIHPSGFLPLAAGNVRVTHPVELYREAPLFRRLREPGRFGGRCGRCEFREVCGGSRARAYAASGDPFGEDPLCAYEPERRRAAVAGVAG from the coding sequence GTGGGACACTCGGCTGCGGGCGGGTCATACGTCTTCGACCGGACGCCGCTGCGCGTGTACTGGGAGCTCACGCGGGCGTGTGACCTCGCCTGCCGCCACTGCCGGGCCGAGGCGAATCCCTGCCGCGACCTCCGCGAGTTGAGTCTCTCGGAGGGGCGGCGGCTCCTCGAGGCCCTCCAGGAGTCCGGCAGCCCCGGGCCCCGGCTGGTCCTCACCGGCGGGGATCCGCTCAAGCGCCCCGACTTCTGGGAGCTCCTCGAGCACGGCGCGGCTCTCGGCCTCGACCTCGCCGTGGCCCCCAGCGGCACGCGGGCCCTCACACCAGAGGTGGTCCGCCGGCTCCCGCGCGCCGGCGCCCACGCCCTCTCCCTCAGCCTCGACGGCTCCGACCCGGCCCGTCACGACGGGTTCCGCGGCGTCCCCGGCTGCTTCGCGCGGACGGTGGCGGCGGCCCGCGCCGCCGTCGACGCAGGCCTCGTCGTGCAGGTGAACAGCCTCGTCAGCGCCGAGACCCTGGGCGACCTCCCGCGGATCTTCGGGCTCGTGGGTCGCCTGGGGGCCGCGCGCTGGAGCCTGTTCTTCCTGATTCAGGTCGGGCGCGGGCGGGTGCTCCGACAGCTCACGTCCGCGGCGTGCGAGCGGCTGCTCGCGTGGCTCTGGCGGCAGTCGCGCCGGAGCCCCTTCGTCATCACGACGACGGAGGCCCCCCACTACCGGCGCGTCGCGCTCCAGCGAATGCGGGCCGGGGCCGCTGGGCGCGAGGAGATCCGGCGCGCGCCCATCCGTCGCGGCTTCGGGATCCGGGACGGCAACGGCATCCTGTTCGTCTCCCACACCGGAGACATCCACCCGTCGGGATTCCTCCCCCTGGCGGCGGGGAACGTGCGCGTCACGCACCCCGTCGAGCTCTACCGCGAGGCGCCGCTGTTCCGGCGGCTGCGCGAGCCGGGGCGCTTCGGCGGCCGCTGCGGGCGGTGCGAGTTCCGTGAGGTCTGCGGCGGCTCGCGGGCCCGGGCCTACGCGGCCTCGGGCGATCCCTTCGGGGAGGACCCGCTCTGCGCCTACGAGCCGGAGCGGCGGCGGGCCGCGGTCGCAGGGGTGGCGGGATGA
- a CDS encoding 3-oxoacyl-ACP reductase family protein yields the protein MRLAGKTAFVTGAGRGIGRAIALALAREGCQVAIADILADEARDVAAEVEALGIKALAFPVNLTRRTEVEGAVFEALAQFGQLDILVNNAGWDRLALFLDSEAELWDRLIAINFKAVLYTAKAVLPHMVARGAGKVINIASDAGRVGSSGEAVYSGTKGAVIAFSKALAQEMARYRITVNVVCPGLTETPLLQSLREHSPQAEKILSAVTRVIPLGRVATSEEIAAAVVFLAAPEADFITGQTLSVSGGLTMC from the coding sequence ATGAGGCTCGCGGGGAAGACCGCGTTCGTGACCGGCGCCGGCCGAGGGATCGGCCGGGCCATCGCCCTGGCGCTGGCCCGCGAGGGGTGTCAGGTGGCGATCGCCGACATCCTCGCCGATGAGGCGCGGGACGTCGCCGCCGAGGTCGAGGCCCTGGGGATCAAGGCCCTCGCCTTCCCGGTAAATCTCACCCGGCGGACCGAGGTCGAGGGCGCCGTCTTCGAAGCCTTGGCCCAGTTCGGCCAGCTCGACATCCTCGTGAACAACGCCGGCTGGGACCGCCTGGCGCTCTTCCTCGACTCGGAGGCAGAGCTGTGGGACCGCCTGATCGCGATCAACTTCAAGGCGGTCCTCTACACCGCGAAGGCCGTGCTCCCGCACATGGTGGCCCGCGGCGCCGGAAAGGTCATCAACATCGCCTCCGACGCGGGGCGCGTCGGATCGAGCGGCGAGGCGGTCTACTCCGGGACGAAAGGCGCCGTGATCGCCTTCTCCAAGGCGCTGGCCCAAGAGATGGCGCGCTACCGGATCACCGTGAACGTGGTCTGCCCAGGACTCACGGAGACGCCGCTGCTTCAGTCCCTCCGCGAGCACTCACCGCAGGCGGAGAAGATTCTCAGCGCCGTCACCCGAGTCATCCCGCTCGGGCGGGTGGCGACATCCGAGGAGATCGCCGCGGCCGTCGTCTTCCTGGCTGCCCCCGAGGCGGACTTCATCACCGGTCAGACGCTCAGCGTGAGCGGCGGCTTGACGATGTGTTGA
- a CDS encoding 2-hydroxyacyl-CoA dehydratase family protein, with translation MTAPVTERRYQGRVHERSRQLMSAWMAELGRAETERRPTGALMISGNCVELLRACHVLPMFPEVTALQNAIRHKSLPLILKAEQAGYSSDNCAYVKADIGLFLDGGMGPGKPIPFPTITVCNYVGCNVYVKWFEHLADLSGSKLFMLDVPFARTAEPTAADIRYVVSQLEELIALCEEVSGRRFDIDELREILGEAARAEEGYARCKELCKARPAPFDAYFDAINMMGPINVLRGTREAAEFFDEAVAEFEGLVAQGLSPLTEERFRTVVEGPPPYPYYKNFRNLFTRWGAVAVASTYSTVGGIWEWGFRHDPRRPLESIAEQMLRENLTNRTIVARYGQIKRYVEEWDADALVIHSIKSCRLFSAGQGDMREYFTRELGVPTLLVESDLEDPRYYAEAQLRNRIDAFFEALEHKKLVAGAR, from the coding sequence ATGACGGCGCCAGTCACCGAGCGGCGGTACCAGGGGCGGGTCCACGAGCGCTCCCGACAGCTCATGTCGGCCTGGATGGCCGAGCTGGGCCGCGCCGAGACGGAGCGCCGGCCGACCGGCGCCCTGATGATCTCGGGGAACTGCGTGGAGCTTCTGCGAGCTTGCCACGTCCTCCCGATGTTCCCGGAGGTGACGGCGCTCCAGAACGCGATCCGGCACAAGTCGCTCCCGCTCATCCTCAAGGCCGAGCAGGCGGGCTACTCGAGCGACAACTGCGCCTACGTGAAGGCCGACATCGGCCTCTTCCTGGACGGCGGGATGGGACCGGGCAAGCCGATCCCGTTCCCGACCATCACCGTGTGCAACTACGTGGGCTGCAACGTCTACGTCAAGTGGTTCGAGCATCTCGCCGACCTCAGCGGCTCGAAGCTCTTCATGCTCGATGTTCCCTTCGCCCGGACCGCCGAGCCGACCGCCGCCGACATCCGTTACGTGGTGAGTCAGCTCGAGGAGCTCATCGCGCTCTGTGAGGAGGTGAGCGGCCGGCGGTTCGACATCGACGAGCTGCGGGAGATCCTCGGTGAGGCCGCCCGGGCCGAGGAGGGCTACGCCCGCTGCAAGGAGCTCTGCAAGGCGCGCCCGGCGCCGTTCGACGCCTACTTCGACGCCATCAACATGATGGGCCCCATCAACGTGCTCCGGGGCACCCGGGAGGCGGCCGAGTTCTTCGACGAGGCGGTCGCCGAGTTCGAGGGGCTGGTCGCCCAGGGGCTCTCGCCCCTGACCGAGGAACGGTTCCGGACCGTCGTCGAGGGCCCGCCGCCCTACCCCTACTACAAGAACTTCCGGAACCTCTTCACCCGGTGGGGCGCGGTGGCGGTTGCCTCCACCTACTCCACGGTGGGCGGGATCTGGGAGTGGGGCTTCCGCCACGACCCGCGCCGCCCGCTCGAGTCCATCGCCGAGCAAATGCTCCGGGAGAACCTGACCAACCGGACGATCGTGGCTCGGTACGGGCAGATCAAGCGCTACGTCGAGGAATGGGACGCCGACGCCCTCGTCATCCACTCGATCAAGTCGTGCCGGCTCTTCTCCGCGGGGCAGGGCGACATGCGGGAGTACTTCACGCGCGAGCTCGGGGTTCCCACGCTCCTGGTCGAGTCGGATCTGGAGGATCCCCGCTACTACGCGGAGGCCCAGCTCCGGAACCGCATCGACGCCTTCTTCGAGGCGCTCGAGCACAAGAAGCTCGTGGCGGGCGCGCGGTGA
- a CDS encoding universal stress protein, protein MNRVLVPLDGSRLSEAILPLAEALARDYEADVLLVRALRSRDSAEVAVRAQEEAEAYLEGIARGLRLRGLAGVAWKVWYDAPDRAIVDAARFNGVDLIAMSTHGRGGLTRLLFGSVAESLVRKAPVPVLLVRGEFAPPPGTIGRILVPLDGSELSEGILPVVERLAGPFDWTIDLLHAVEPLPGYATVEISSRHAGEILRLATRDAETRLAKVAVPLEDKGLRAQWAVREGPAVDVILRYARDAGASLIAMSTHGRSGLGRFFLGSVAERVLREASVPVLIWKAPAEGRTPRPPSAAGG, encoded by the coding sequence GTGAATCGCGTTCTCGTCCCGCTCGACGGCTCCCGGTTGTCCGAGGCGATCCTGCCACTGGCCGAAGCGCTGGCCCGCGACTACGAGGCCGACGTGCTCCTCGTGCGCGCGCTCCGCTCCCGGGACTCGGCCGAAGTCGCGGTCCGGGCTCAGGAAGAGGCCGAGGCCTACCTGGAGGGGATAGCTCGCGGTCTCCGGCTACGGGGGCTGGCTGGCGTCGCGTGGAAGGTCTGGTACGACGCGCCGGATCGGGCGATCGTCGACGCCGCGCGCTTCAACGGGGTCGACCTGATCGCCATGAGCACGCACGGCCGAGGCGGGCTGACCCGGCTCCTGTTCGGGAGCGTCGCCGAGAGCCTGGTCCGGAAGGCGCCGGTGCCTGTCCTGCTCGTGCGGGGCGAGTTCGCGCCGCCGCCCGGCACAATCGGGCGAATCCTGGTGCCTCTGGACGGGTCGGAGCTGTCCGAAGGGATCCTGCCCGTCGTGGAGCGGCTGGCCGGGCCCTTCGACTGGACCATCGACCTGCTCCACGCCGTCGAGCCGCTTCCTGGCTACGCCACCGTGGAGATCTCGTCCCGACACGCGGGGGAGATCCTTCGGCTCGCGACCAGGGATGCCGAGACCCGTCTGGCCAAGGTGGCGGTGCCGCTCGAGGACAAAGGGCTCCGGGCTCAGTGGGCGGTCCGCGAAGGACCGGCGGTCGACGTCATCCTCCGCTACGCCCGCGATGCCGGGGCAAGCCTGATCGCCATGAGCACCCACGGTCGGAGCGGCCTCGGCCGCTTCTTCCTCGGGAGCGTGGCCGAGCGAGTCTTGCGGGAGGCGTCGGTCCCCGTCCTCATCTGGAAGGCTCCCGCCGAGGGTCGAACGCCGCGCCCACCCAGCGCGGCAGGAGGGTGA
- a CDS encoding LuxR C-terminal-related transcriptional regulator: MTSPGGRQADALELDTLLGNTADGVCAVNGGGRVVLWNRAAEKMLGYTAREVLGRPCCEVFVGLDGAGNRLCYQGCHVMALVTRGEPIQHFDMATRTKAGKPVWLDISILVVQGARRELATTVHLFRDVTAVHEIEALVRERLAQAAPPSADSAAATQLTRRELEILRLMTGGANTRAMAERLHVSPATVRNHVQNILGKLGVHSRLEAAAYAMRHGLLGPEGSPGGSRGR, translated from the coding sequence ATGACGTCCCCGGGCGGTCGGCAGGCGGACGCCCTGGAGCTCGACACCCTCCTCGGCAACACGGCTGACGGCGTGTGCGCCGTGAACGGCGGCGGCCGGGTCGTGCTGTGGAACAGGGCGGCGGAGAAGATGCTCGGCTACACGGCCCGTGAGGTGCTGGGCCGGCCCTGCTGCGAGGTCTTCGTCGGCCTGGACGGCGCGGGCAACCGACTCTGCTACCAGGGGTGCCACGTGATGGCGCTGGTGACACGCGGGGAGCCCATTCAGCACTTCGACATGGCGACCCGGACCAAGGCCGGGAAGCCGGTCTGGCTCGATATCAGCATCCTGGTCGTCCAGGGCGCCCGCCGCGAGCTTGCCACCACCGTCCACCTCTTCCGCGACGTCACCGCCGTCCACGAGATCGAAGCCCTCGTCCGCGAGCGGCTGGCGCAGGCGGCACCGCCCTCGGCGGACAGCGCCGCGGCGACGCAGCTCACCCGGCGGGAGCTCGAGATCCTGCGCCTGATGACGGGCGGCGCCAACACCAGGGCCATGGCGGAGCGGCTCCACGTGAGCCCCGCCACCGTGCGGAACCACGTCCAGAACATCCTGGGGAAGCTGGGGGTCCACAGCCGGCTCGAGGCGGCCGCGTACGCCATGCGCCACGGCCTGCTCGGCCCCGAGGGCTCACCCGGCGGATCACGGGGACGCTAG